The genomic interval AGCCTATGTCCTGTATCGTTGGCGGTTTCCATGTAAACTACCACACCGAAGCAGGTAAATACGTTCACAACATGGGAATTGTTGAAGGCGGAAATATGGCTATCCTTGCAGGTGTTGGTCCTATGGGCTTAGGTGCTATAGACTATGCTATCCACTGTGACAGAAAGCCTAAATTTATTGCAGTTACAGATATCGACAATGCTCGTATTGAGAGAGCAAAACAGCTTCTTCCCGAGTCCGAAGCTAAGAAAAACGGTGTTGAGCTTGTTTATGTAAATACAAACGAGGTTGAAAATCCCGTTGAGTATCTTAAATCATTAGTTAACGGCGAAGGCTACAACGATGTTTATGTATACGCTCCCGTTGCTCCTGTTGTTGAGATGGGCGATGCTCTTTTAGCTATGGACGGTTGTCTTAACTTCTTTGCAGGTCCTACAAACCCTGCTTTCTCAGCAAACTTCAATTTCTATAACGTTCACTACAGCTTCACACATATTGCCGGCAACACAGGCGGTAACACCGATGATATGAGAGAATCTATCAGAATGATGGAGCAAGGCATTATCAATCCTGCTGCTATGATTACTCACATCGGCGGTCTTGACTGTGCAAAGGAAGCTACTCTTAACCTTCCCAAAATTCCCGGCGGTAAGAAGCTTATCTACACTCAAATTTCTTTACCTTTAACTGCTATTGCAGATTTCGAAGAAAAAGGTAAAACAGATCCTATGTTTGCAGAGCTTGATAAAATTGTTAAGAAAGCAAACGGCTTATGGTGTGCAGAGGCTGAGAAATATCTTCTTGCAAATGCAAAAGCACTTTAATTTCGGTAATTATGTTTGTCAAAGCGCTGAAAAGCGTTTTGACAAACTAAAATAATTATAATTTTGATATCTTATTTGAAAGGAATGTTAACATATGGCATCATTAGTTTTAATGCCTAAGGTTGGTATTACAGTTGAAAGCTGTATTATCACAAAGTGGCACAAGCAAAAAGGCGATGAAGTCAAAGCCGGCGAAATCCTCTTCTCTTATGAGACAGACAAAGCTTCTGTTGATGAAGAAGCAGTTGAATCCGGTATCTTACTTGACATTTTCGCTGTTGAGGGCGACGATGTTCCCTGTCTTGAAGGAATTGCCGTTATAGGTAATGCAGGCGAGGATTATTCAGCTCTTGTTCCCAAGAAAGAAGGAGACGCTCCTGCTGAAGCTCCTGCAGCTCCCGCAGTTGAAGAGGCTCCCAAGGCAGCTCCCGCAGCTCCTGTTGCTCCTGCAGCTCCCGTTGCAGCAACAGTAGTAAACGAAGGCTTTATTAAGATTTCTCCTCGTGCAAAAGCTTTAGCTGCTAAAAAAGGTGTTGATGTAAGAGTTGTTGCTCCTACAGGCCCCTACGGAAGAATTATTGAAAGAGATATTCAGGCTGCTATTGACAACGGTCTTGTTATGACAGGCGCTGCTTTGGCTACAGGTCAGAGCGCTGCAGGTATTACAGGTACAGGCGTTGGCGGCAGAGTTACTATTGAAGACCTTACAACAAGAGAGGTTCCCGCAGCTGTTGCTCCTGCAGCTGTTGCAGCTGATGACAAGGGCGAGGTTGAGGTTGTTAAGTTTACCAATATCCGTAAGGTTATTGCTAAATCAATGCTTAACTCTCTTTCAAGTATGGCTCAGCTTACAAACAGCAGCTCTTTCGATGCTACAAACATAATGAATTACAGAAAAATGCTTAAGGCTACTGACGAAGAGTTAGGTCTTCAGAAGATTACCCTTAATGACATTATGCTTTATGCTGTTTCAAGAACAATCAAAAACCATAAAGATTTAAATGCTTTACTCATCAATGATGAAATGCATTACTACAAGAGTGTTCACTTAGGTATCGCTGTTGATACTCCCAGAGGACTTCTTGTTCCCACACTTTTCAACGCTGATAAGATGTCCCTTGCTGAAATTTCAGTAAAGGCAAAAGCTCTTATCAAAGAAGCTCAGTCCGGAAGCATTTCTCCTGACCTTCTTACAGGCGCTACATTTACCATTACAAATCTCGGCTCTCTCGGCGTAGAAAGCTTTACTCCTGTTATCAATCCTCCTCAAACAGGTATTCTCGGCGTTTGCTCAATAGTTGAGAAACCCAAGATGGTTGACGGACAGATTAAGCTTTATCCTTCAATGGGTCTTTCTCTTACCTACGACCACAGAGCTGTTGACGGTGCTCCTGCTGCTCGTTTCATTCAAGAGCTTAAGAAAAACCTTGAAAACTTTACAGCTCTTTTAGCTCTTTAATTGAAAGGAGAGTATATAATGGAAACTTTTGATTTAATCGTTCTCGGTGGCGGTCCTGCAGGCTATCTTGCAGGTGAGCGCGCAGGTCACGCAGGACTTAAAACTCTTGTAATTGAAAAACGTGCTTTGGGCGGTGTATGTCTTAACGAAGGTTGCGTTCCTTCAAAATCACTGCTTTACAGCGCAAAGATTTTTGACTATTGCAACGGTCACGGTGAAAAATACGGTGTTACCGCTGAAAATGCAAAAATCGACCAAAAGAAAGTAATTGCAAGAAAGAATAAAGTTGTTGCAACACTCGTTGGCGGTGTTGGAATGCAGCTTAAGAAAAACCACGTTACAGTTGAAATGGGAGAGGGTCAAATCCTCGGCAAAACAGCTGAAGGCTTTAAGCTTAAGGTAAACGATAAAGAGTTTATCGGTAAAAAGCTTATCATAGCTACAGGCTCTGAGCCTGTTCTTCCCCCTATTCCCGGTCTTATGGAAGCATACAAATCCGGCTTCGGACTTACAAACAGAGAAGTTCTCGACCTTGAAGTTATCCCCGAAAACTTTGTTGTTATCGGCGGCGGTGTTATAGGTCTTGAAATGGCTTCTTACTTTAATTCCGTAGGAAGCAAAGTAACTGTTATCGAAATGCTTGACCATATTGCAGGTAATACCGACAGAGAAATTTCCTCTATCCTTCAAAAGAACTATGAGAAAAAAGGAATTACCTTTAAGCTTTCCTGTAAGGTTACTTCAATCGGTACAGACAGCGTTGAGTACGAAGAAAACGGCGAGAAGAAAACAGTTAAAGCTGATAAGGTTCTTCTTTCCATCGGCAGACGTCCTGTTACAAAGGGCTTCGGTCTTGAAACTCTTAACGTTGAAATGGACAGAGCTGCTATCAAGACAGACGACCAGGGCAGAACAAACATTTCCGGTCTTTATGCTACAGGTGACGTAAACGGTGTTCTTATGCTTGCTCATACAGCTTACCGTGAAAGTGAAGTTGCTATAAACAACATAACAGGCAAGAAGGATATTATGCGTTACAACGCTATCCCCTCTGTTATCTACACAAACCCTGAGGTTGCTTCTGTAGGTATGACTGAAGAAGCTGCAAAAGCTAAAGGCTACGAAGTTAAAACAGTTACTACAAGTATGATGTTCTCAGGCAGATATGTTGCTGAAAATGAGGGCGGAGACGGCATCTGCAAGCTTGTTGTTGATACAAAGAACAACAGACTTTTAGGTGTTCATATGATAGGTAACTATTCCTCTGAAATTATTTACGGCGCTGCTATGATGATTGAAACCGAAATGAAGATTGATGATATCAAAGAGCTTGTGTTCCCTCATCCTACAGTTTGTGAAATTATCAGAGAAGCTTTGTTTATGATATAACGATTAAAATTTTATTTTAAAATAAAAAAATTAAAGGAGAAATTAAAATGCCAAAGAGTCAACACGTGTCTTATGACAAAATGTTTGAATCAAGAAAAATTACTTTTGCTGAAATTCCTGTTTGTCAGTACAAAAAGACAATTAAGGAAGAGATGAAAGAAGGCAACTACACAAAAGAGGACCTTCTTGGAATTTATGCTGATATGCTTGCTATCCGTGAGTTTGAAGAAATGCTTCAGACAATCAAGAAGGAAGCTAACTACAACGGCAAAAACTTCACATATCCCGGTCCTTCTCACCTTGCTATCGGCGAAGAAGCTACTGCTGTAGGTCAGGCTTACTGCCTCGACGAAAACGACTTTATTTTCGGTACTCACAGAAGCCATCACGAAGTTATCGCAAAAGGTCTTTCTGCTATTAAGAAGCTTTCTGATAAGAAGCTTACCGAAATTATGAAGGGCGTTCAGGGCGGCAGAATTTATGATTTAATCAAATCAAAATCAACTGCTAAAACAACAAAAGCTCTTGCAAAGGATTTCTTCCTTTATGGCCTTATGGCTGAGCTTTTTGCTAAGGATAACGGCTTCTCAAGAGGTTTGGGCGGATCAATGCACGCATTCTTCCTTCCCTTCGGTATTTTCCCCAACAACGCTATCGTTGGTGGCTCTGCTCCTGTAGGTACAGGTGTTGCTTTGTTTAAGAAAGTTAACAAGAAGAAGGGTATCGTTGTTGCTAACGCAGGTGACGGTGCTGCTGCAAGAGGTCCTGTTTACGAGTCAATGAACTTTGCTAATATGGACCAGTTAAGACAGCTTTGGGATAAAGACCACAACGGAGGACTTCCCATTATCTTCAACTTCAACAATAACAGCTACGGTATGGGTGGTCAGACCAGAGGCGAAACAATGGCTTACGGCGACCTTGCTCGTCTTGGCGCTATGGCTGAGAACGGCATGAACGCTGAAAGAGTAGACGGTTGGAATCCTCTTGCTCTTATTGATTGCTACAAGAGAAAGAAGGCTCTTCTTGCTAAGGGTAAGGGTCCTGTTCTTCTTGACGTTGTTACCTATCGTCTTTCCGGTCACTCCACTTCTGACGTTATGACTTACAGAACCAAGGAAGAGCTTGAAGAGTGGAAAGAGTACGATCCTATCGTTAAGTTCCCTGAGTCTCTTCTTAAAGCTAAGGTTGCTACAGAAGCTGAGCTTCAGGCAGTAAGAGATGAAGTTGCTGCTCGTAACAGAGCTATGTTTGAGCTTGCTTCTGACCTTGAAATTTCACCTTATACAGATTACGAAGCTAACCCCAACTTCCTTGAAGACCTTATGTTCTCCAACGAGAAAGTTGAAAAGATGGAAGACAGAGCTTGCGACGTTCTTATTCCTAACAAGGCTGACAATCCCCAGCTTCAGAAAATTGCTCTTAAGGCTCGTTTTGGTCTTGACGCTAACGGCAAGCCTTATTCCAAAGCAAAAGCTTACAACATTCGTGACGGTATCTTCGAGGCTATTCTTGACAAATACTATGTTGATCCTACCCTTATTGCATACGGTGAGGACGTAAGAGACTGGAACGGTGCTTTCTCCGTTTACAGAGGACTTACAGAAGCTATCCCCTATCACAGACTATTCAACTCTCCTATCGCTGAGTCCGCTATCGTTGGTACAGCTGTTGGCTACGGTATGGCAGGCGGTCGTGCTATCGTTGAGCTTATGTATGCTGACTTTATCGGCTGCGCAGGCGACGAAATCTTCAATCAGTTAGCTAAATGGCAGGCTATGAGTGCTGACGGTCTTAAGATGCCCGTTGTTCTTCGTGTTTCCGTTGGTTCTAAATACGGTGCACAGCACTCTCAGGACTGGACTGCTCTTTGCGCACATATCCCCGGACTTAAGGTTGTATTCCCTGTTACTCCTTACGATGCTAAGGGTCTTATGACCTCCGCTCTTAACGGAACTGACCCCGTTGTATTCTTCGAGAGCCAGAGAATTTACGATATGGGCGAGCTCTTCCACAAGGAAGGCGTTCCCGAGGGCAACTATGAAATCGAAATCGGCGAGCCCGACATCAAGAAAGAGGGTAAAGATATCACTATCCTTACAATCGGTGCTACTCTTTACCGTGCTATTGATGCAGCTAAGGAATTAGAAGAGAAATACGGTATTTCCGCTGAAATCATTGACGCTCGCAGCGTTGTTCCTTTCAACTATGAAAAGGTTATCGAGTCTGTTAAGAAGACAGGTAAGATTCTTCTTACTTCCGACGCTGTTGGCCGTGGTTCTATCCTTAACGATATGGCTCGCAACATCACAGAGCTTGCATTTGATTATCTTGATGCTCCTCCTGCAATCGTTGCTTCTGAAAACTGGATTACTCCTGCTTTCGAGTACGATGCTCAGTTCTTCCCGCAGCCTTCTTGGATTTTAGATGCAATCAATGAAAAGCTTATTCCTCTTGCAGGACACGTAAGCACAAAGAACTATACTCCTAATGAGCAGCTCAGAAAGGCTAAGAAGGGCGTTTAATCTTAAATTTCCTCTTTACGCTTAACATTTAATTTTGAGCAGAGCCCAATCCATTTTGTTGGGTTGGGCTCTGCTTTATAAGTATTTAATTGCTTTTGTTTTTAAAAGGAAAGGTTTTCTTGCTATGCTTTTGATTAAAAACGACAATACAGATCCTGCATTTAATCTTGCCTGTGAAGAATATCTACTCTGCACTGTAAAGGAACCTACCTTTACTCTATGGCAAAACAAGCGCAGTATAATTGTCGGAAAAAATCAAAACACCTTGAATGAGATTGATTTACAGTATGTCAAAGAAAATGACATTTCGGTAATACGCCGTTTAACAGGCGGCGGCGCAGTATTTCATGATTTAGGAAATATAAATTATACTTATATTGAGCCTTCTCAATCGGGTAATTTTAATAACTATTCTTATTTTACAAATGACCTTATTGATTATCTCAAAACCTTAAACGTTAATGCTGAGCTTTCCGGCAGAAACGACCTTCTCATTGACGGTAAGAAATTTTGCGGTAATGCCCAATGCATAAAAAACAACAATATTATGCACCACGGCTGTATTCTATACAGCGCTGACCTTTCTACACTTACCAATGCCCTCAAAGTAAATCCCGCTAAAATTCAGAGCAAGGGCATTAAATCTGTCAGTTCACGTGTTACAAATGTTATCGACCATATGAAAAACAAGCTTTCAGCATTTGATTTTCTTAACGGTTTCGAAAGCTTTGTAGCACAGAGACACGGATACACACCTATTTATCTTTCTGAAGCTGAAAAAGCAGAGATTCAAGCTTTAGCTGATTCAAAATACAGCTCTTGGGACTGGAATTTCGGTAATTCTCCCGATTATAATTTTAAAGCTTGTAAAAAATTCGATTTCGGACTTATAGAAATTTATCTTGAAATTGAAAACGGTATCATAACAAAAGCTAAAATCGGAGGAGATTTTTTCGGTAAAAAAGATATTTTTATTATCGAAAATGAAATTATAGGTAAAAAACACGCTATAAATGAATTGACAAAAGCATTAGAAAAGTATAAAATAGACGAGTATATAAGCGGTTGTTCAAACGCAACGCTTTTAACACTACTAATAAATTAAAAACAAGGAGATTTTTAAAATGAGATTATTTATCGACACAGCTAACATTGAAGAAATCAAAACAGCTAACGCTTTAGGAGTTATTTCCGGCGTAACAACTAACCCCTCCATCATCGCAAGAGAAGGCAAAAAATATGAGTCTGCTATCGACGATATAACAGAAATAATGACAGACGGTTATATCTTTGCTGAGGTTACTGCTCTTGATGCTCCTACAATGGTTGAAGAAGGCAAGAAGCTTGCTTCTCTTAACGACAGAATGATTATCAAAATCCCTATGTGTGAAGAAGGTCTTAAGGCTTGTAAGGCTCTTTCTAAGGAAGGCATCAGAGTATGTATTACTCTTATGTTCTCTGAATCTCAGGCTATTCTTGCTGCTAACGCAGGTGCTTCCTTCGTTGCTCCTTTCGTAGGCAGAGTTGACGATATCGGTTGGGACGGACTTTCTTTAGTTTCCGGCATCCGTGAAATCTTTGATGCTCAGGGTATTGATGTTCAAATCGTTGCTGCTTCAACACGTCATCCCGTACACATCAACGAGCTTGCTAAATGCGGCTGTGATATCGCAACAGTTCCCTTCAAGATCATTATGCAGATGATCAATCATCCTCTTTCCAAGTCTGGTCTTGAAAAGTTTATGCAGGACCTTGCAACTCTTCCCAAGGCATAATTAAATATCAAATTAAAAGAAGTAGGGCTTATAGCTCTACTTCTTCTGATTTATCAATTGAATATATTATGCATTTGGTAACTTTTTTATTAAGTAACATTTCCAATGCGTATTTATAATATTTCAGTTGAATTGAATATTTTTCAGACAGCTCTTCTTTTGCAGAGCTGTTTTTTATTTTGTCGGATTTATAATCCACTATATATACCTCTTCACCCTTTTGGAAGAAGCAGTCTATTACACCTTGCAAAAGCACTGTTTCTTCTGTATCTTGAATAGTGGCATCGTATTCGCTTACAGGAAGAGGCGCTGTAAATCTATATTCCCTTTCAAGTGTATCGGCACTCAGCATTTTTTTATAAATATTACTGCTTAGAAAATCCATTATTTTATTTTTATCTATAGCTTCTTTTTCAATATCGTCTATTATATTTTTAAAATAAAGCTCTTCTATTTCTTTTTCTAAGCTTTGTATGCTATCATATTCCTTCAAGGGCAAATATTGAAGCACTCTATGAATTGCAGTACCTTTAGCTGCTGCTTGTATCTTCTTTTTTATTTCAAAATCGGGAATTCTAAATAAAGTATTTTTAAGCAATTTTTCGCTATCCTCATCGTTTTGCCTTGTTCCCTTAAGTTCAGAAACGCTTACCTTTATAGGAACCTTAGAAAGCTGTTCATAAGGATACTTATACTCGAGCCTTCGAGAAAGCTCTGAAACTACCTGAAACTTTTCTTGGCTCTTAACCTGTTCCTCAGCATATTCTTCTTTTATCTGGTCTACGTCTATTGAGTAAGCAATAAAATCAATACTGCTTTGATTTACTCCCTGCTCCCCTATTTTGTCAAGCAAACGCTGACTCTTTTTATCTCTTATAACAGCGGGCAAAATCCAATCAAAATAATTGCTTGCCCCTCTTATCTGAGTTAAGTCCATTCCGTTTTCACTGTTGTCGTAATGTTCCTTTAGTTTTTTTTCTGCGTTTTGTAAGGAGCCTACGACAATCAATTTTTCTCTTGCTCTTGTAAGTGCTACGTATAAAATTCTTTGTTCTTCAGCCAAGAGCTCATCTGCTTTTATTGTTTTAATAGTTTGCCTGGGAAGAGTTGTGTATTTAGTTACCAAAGAAGTATCTACCAAATAAAAGCCGAAGCCGTAATCCTTATGATATTGAAAAGGCTTATTTAAATCCTTGGTATTGAATTTTTTGCCCGCATCGGCAATTATACATACAGGATATTCCAAGCCCTTGGATTTATGAATAGTAGATACCATAACGCAATCGGTTTCAGGGGAAGGCTTTACCCCTGCCATATCGCTTTTTTTATCTTCAATCAGCCTGTCAATAAAGCTTATAAATCCGTAAAGGCCTTTAGCCCCATTTGCCTCATACAGCTTCGCCTGACGCAAAAGCTGATTTAAATTGTTTTGACGAATTTCTCCGCCTTCCATTCCGCCAAAAAGAGAAAAAATACCTGTTTCTGAATAAATTTGTGATAAAAGGCGGTAAACCGGAACCTGTCTTGACAGCTTTCTGAAACGTTCAATTGCCAAAAGAAAGCTTTTTGTTTTTGCGTTTTCATCCTTCTTTACTGCTTTAAAAAATACAGCATTAGGCTCAAGCACTCTGATTGCTGCCAATTCATCAGCGCTAAAGAAAAATGCGGGAGAACGCATTGTTGATATAAGAGATATATCGTCATAAGGATTATCTATTGCACGCATTATAGAAAGAGCTGTCAATACCTCATAAGAATCAAGATAAGATTCATTTTCCTCACAATATGCGCTGATTTTATACTTTTTCAGTTTATTTATAAAAATATCTCCGTTATCCTTTGTGCTTCTTAACAGCACAGCAAAATCGCTTGGCACGGCTTTTCTTATTTGTCCTGTATTTTTATCTGTAATTTCAAAGTCTTCCGTTAGCATTTTGTTTATTTTATAAGCTACAAAGGATGCTTCTTTTTCAATTCTTGAAAGCTCCTGCTCGTCATCATCGGAATAGGCTTTATCCTTACCGTCAATAACAACTATTTCAGCACTACACAAATCAGAGGAATCAAAAGCTTTGCCCTGATAAAGCTTTTCATCCTTATTATATAAAAATCCCGCAATTTCAGGAAGCATAATTTTTTCAAAAAGCAAGTTAGTAAAGTCAAGCACTTGATAACGGCTTCTGAAATTTTTGGAAAGATTTAAGGTTGTAGAAGTACTGTCTTTTAAAAAACCTTCATTTTTTCTTTTTAAAAAGATATCAGGACAAGCGTTTCTGAAGCCGTAAATGCTTTGCTTAACGTCGCCCACTAAAAACAGCTTCTTTGAATTGTCTGATATAGAGGTAAATATCAAGTCCTGTATCTCATTTGTATCCTGATACTCATCAATCATAATTTCGTCATACTGCTGTGAAAGATTAACTGCTAAATCAGTAGGGGTTTTGTCCTCATTTACGCAAAGCTTTAAAGCAAATTTTGAAATATCCGCAAAGGAATAAATATTTTGCTGCGTCTTCAATTCAAGCATTTTTTCTTCAAGCTCAAGCACTATATTGGAAAGTATATTTATAATAGGTACGTAGCTTTTTAAATCGTTTTTGAAGTCATTACTTTTAATATAAAAGCCCTCTATTGAGCTTAAAAACTCCTTCACGCAATTACGGTATGCTGTCATTTTAAGCTTTAAAGGATTTGAAGTAAATTTATTTTGGACTCTGTAAGCGGGAAATTTAATTGTAGTAGCCCACTTAACAAAGTCATCCCAGTTATGCGCTTTCAGGCTTTGCGCCATTTGTTCGAGAGTTTCTATTTCCTTATTTACAATTTCATATGTTTTATCATAAAGCTCGGGTTCATCGGAAAGGTTTATAAGAATATCGTTATATCCGTTTATATAAAAGCGTATTCCCTGCGAAAGATACTTTCCCATCTCCTGTCCCCATACCGTTGCTAAAAAGTCGTCTGAATAACTATAAAAGCTCTTGACTTTTTCAAACCATAGTTTTTCAAAGGGTATGGCTTCAATAAATTCACTTACCTCTGAGATAATATTCTCTATTGATACATCAGTATTTTCTTTTGAAAAAACATCTGCAAACCTTAAAAATTCTTCTTTTTCCTCTTCTCTTTCATACATTTCGTCCACAAGCTCTTGAATAAGCTTGCTTTTTAAAAGCTTTAATTCCACTTCGTCTGCAATACGAAAATCAGGAGAAATGCCAAGCAAGTGAAAGTTGTTTTTTACTAAATGGCTATAAAAGGAGTCTATTGTTGATATTTGCGCCTTTCTTATAAGTAAAGACTGTCTTTGCAAATGGCGGTTGTCGGGGTCCTGTGCCAATGCTTTTTTTATAGCCTGAGAAATTCTGTCTCTCATTTCTCTTGCGGCTTTTATTGTAAAGGTAACGATGAGCATTCGTTCAACAGAACAGCCGTTTAAAATCTTTTGAATTACTCGTTCAACAAGCACTGCCGTCTTTCCTGAGCCTGCCGCTGCATTTACAAGAATATTTCCGTCAGATATTTCAATTGCCTTTTTTTGTTCAGCTGTCCATTCCCTGCTCATCTGTCACTTCCTCCTCTCCTAAAATTTCATCCTTAGTCTTTTTTATATATGCTTTTGCCCTATTTCTTTTAGAATCATAGCCACAAATAGCCTTCATTTCACAGTATTTACACGCATCCTGCTCTTTAGTGCCTTTAATTGGGTTTATTTGAATATCGCCCTTGGTTATCTGAGAGCCTATTTTATATAGCTGATGCTCTATCTTTTGTTTAAGCTTAGAAAACTCTTCAAGAGTCGCAAGAGAAGACGAGCTTTTCTGCAAATCCCCTTCTTTTACGGGAATATACCGTTTATTCAAATCATTTTCCATAGCTCTCAGAATTTCAGCATCTGAAAGCAGCAAGCCGTTAGTACACTGCTCCTTAGTTCTCTTTTTGTCAAGCTCTTGCTCCGTTATTTCTCTTTTTACTTCAATAATATTTCTGCGAGCCGGATAATACAAAATACCTGCAGGCAAAAGCTCTGAATTGTATTTTTCTCCACCGTTTTGCCATATAGAAAACAGGTATAAAAGCATTTGTAAATTTAGTCCGTTTACTATATCCGATAAATTAAATACCTTCTTACCCGTCTTATAATCAACGACACGTATATATTTTACACCGTCTTTTTCGTATATATCTACTCTGTCTACAATTCCCGTCAGCATTATACTTCCGCCGCCGTCAAGCTCTATTGTTATAGGCTTTATCTGTGATTTTTCGTTTATAGGCAATTCAAAATCTACAGGCTTAAACTGACTTTGTATAAACTCATCTCTCAAACTGATAATGAGCGCTGTCAGCGTTTCGGAAACTTTTCGATAAATGTACTTAAATCTTGCGTTGTTCTCCGTTCCTATCTTTTCTGTGAGGTAATCCTTACATATCTTTGCGCAAAGCTTTTTAATTTGCTCATCTGAAAGCTTTTCTATTCCGCCCTCCTTAGCTGCTGTACTTACCGCAATTTCCAAAGCATTATGAACAAAAGTGCCTATCTGAGGCGCATTTAACTGCGCTCTTTGCTTTTTCTTAGCGCAAAGACCGTATTTACAAAAATATTTATAAGCACACTCTGAGTAGCTTTCAATTTTAGAAGCAGACATTCTGATATTTTTTCCAAACAGCTTCTCAATGTTTTTCTTTTCCTTAAGAAACTCGTCATTTCCAAAGCTGTTTATATTTTTCATTTGAAAATATCTGTCTGCATATTCGGGATTATTTGCAAAATATTCTTCAAGCTCAGGGATTTTTTCCTTTGATAAAGCAAGAATATCAAATGCAGGCGCCACACTTTGTATTCTTTCAGAGGTCTCTATGCTTGAAAAATCCTTTATTTTTAATGAAGGAAATGCATTTTCAATTGCTGAAATCATATAGGAAGGCATAGCTTCCTTTCCGTCAAGAGAAACTTTAAAATAGCTTACAAAGAGTTTTTCTCTTGCATAGGTTAACGCACGGTAGCATAAAAATCTTTCTTCGTATGTATAATCCTCCGTAGTTCTTGTAAGCTCGTACCCACATTCAGATAAACGTTTTCTGTCAATATCGGACAAAATACCGTCATCGGAAAAATCTTTTGGGAAAACTCCGTCATTTGCCCCCAAAACAAATACGACTTTTGGCTCATAGGCTCTTACTCTGTTTACATTAGCTATGGCTATTTCATCAAGAGATGTAGGTATTTTACCTATTGTAGTACCCGAAAAGGAAAGCTCAAGATACTCTTTAAAGCGTTCTAAGTCAATTTCATCGTCTTTTGATACATCAATCAGCTGTTCTAACAGCTCTACAAAAAGACTCCATAGCTGTTCTTGCTCCTGTGCAAGTTCAAACATTTCCCCTTCATTAAATTCCTTTGTCTGCTCATAAAGTCTTTGGGGAACATTGTATTTGCAAAGTATTTCGTATAATGCTTTTGCTATATTCAACGAGCTTTTCTCTTTTTTAACAGCGTTGCAAAACTCTTTAAGAGGGTTAATAAGAGCAAATCTTATCTTATTTACCTTTTCTAATTCTTCTTTGCCTTCCTCTGTAATCTCGGCAACAAAGCCGTCAGGATTGTATATCCAATTACCATCCTGTATCCATTTCCCGTAATTTATATTCCAAACGTAAACATATCCCTGCAAAAGACATATGTCCTCATAGTCAATATCAAGAAGACCTGATTTTAAGATAGACAATAGTCTATCTGTTTCAAAGCCGTATAAAGCTGTATTTATAATT from Oscillospiraceae bacterium carries:
- a CDS encoding 2-oxo acid dehydrogenase subunit E2; amino-acid sequence: MASLVLMPKVGITVESCIITKWHKQKGDEVKAGEILFSYETDKASVDEEAVESGILLDIFAVEGDDVPCLEGIAVIGNAGEDYSALVPKKEGDAPAEAPAAPAVEEAPKAAPAAPVAPAAPVAATVVNEGFIKISPRAKALAAKKGVDVRVVAPTGPYGRIIERDIQAAIDNGLVMTGAALATGQSAAGITGTGVGGRVTIEDLTTREVPAAVAPAAVAADDKGEVEVVKFTNIRKVIAKSMLNSLSSMAQLTNSSSFDATNIMNYRKMLKATDEELGLQKITLNDIMLYAVSRTIKNHKDLNALLINDEMHYYKSVHLGIAVDTPRGLLVPTLFNADKMSLAEISVKAKALIKEAQSGSISPDLLTGATFTITNLGSLGVESFTPVINPPQTGILGVCSIVEKPKMVDGQIKLYPSMGLSLTYDHRAVDGAPAARFIQELKKNLENFTALLAL
- the lpdA gene encoding dihydrolipoyl dehydrogenase codes for the protein METFDLIVLGGGPAGYLAGERAGHAGLKTLVIEKRALGGVCLNEGCVPSKSLLYSAKIFDYCNGHGEKYGVTAENAKIDQKKVIARKNKVVATLVGGVGMQLKKNHVTVEMGEGQILGKTAEGFKLKVNDKEFIGKKLIIATGSEPVLPPIPGLMEAYKSGFGLTNREVLDLEVIPENFVVIGGGVIGLEMASYFNSVGSKVTVIEMLDHIAGNTDREISSILQKNYEKKGITFKLSCKVTSIGTDSVEYEENGEKKTVKADKVLLSIGRRPVTKGFGLETLNVEMDRAAIKTDDQGRTNISGLYATGDVNGVLMLAHTAYRESEVAINNITGKKDIMRYNAIPSVIYTNPEVASVGMTEEAAKAKGYEVKTVTTSMMFSGRYVAENEGGDGICKLVVDTKNNRLLGVHMIGNYSSEIIYGAAMMIETEMKIDDIKELVFPHPTVCEIIREALFMI
- a CDS encoding L-sorbose 1-phosphate reductase, with translation PMSCIVGGFHVNYHTEAGKYVHNMGIVEGGNMAILAGVGPMGLGAIDYAIHCDRKPKFIAVTDIDNARIERAKQLLPESEAKKNGVELVYVNTNEVENPVEYLKSLVNGEGYNDVYVYAPVAPVVEMGDALLAMDGCLNFFAGPTNPAFSANFNFYNVHYSFTHIAGNTGGNTDDMRESIRMMEQGIINPAAMITHIGGLDCAKEATLNLPKIPGGKKLIYTQISLPLTAIADFEEKGKTDPMFAELDKIVKKANGLWCAEAEKYLLANAKAL
- a CDS encoding dehydrogenase, whose product is MPKSQHVSYDKMFESRKITFAEIPVCQYKKTIKEEMKEGNYTKEDLLGIYADMLAIREFEEMLQTIKKEANYNGKNFTYPGPSHLAIGEEATAVGQAYCLDENDFIFGTHRSHHEVIAKGLSAIKKLSDKKLTEIMKGVQGGRIYDLIKSKSTAKTTKALAKDFFLYGLMAELFAKDNGFSRGLGGSMHAFFLPFGIFPNNAIVGGSAPVGTGVALFKKVNKKKGIVVANAGDGAAARGPVYESMNFANMDQLRQLWDKDHNGGLPIIFNFNNNSYGMGGQTRGETMAYGDLARLGAMAENGMNAERVDGWNPLALIDCYKRKKALLAKGKGPVLLDVVTYRLSGHSTSDVMTYRTKEELEEWKEYDPIVKFPESLLKAKVATEAELQAVRDEVAARNRAMFELASDLEISPYTDYEANPNFLEDLMFSNEKVEKMEDRACDVLIPNKADNPQLQKIALKARFGLDANGKPYSKAKAYNIRDGIFEAILDKYYVDPTLIAYGEDVRDWNGAFSVYRGLTEAIPYHRLFNSPIAESAIVGTAVGYGMAGGRAIVELMYADFIGCAGDEIFNQLAKWQAMSADGLKMPVVLRVSVGSKYGAQHSQDWTALCAHIPGLKVVFPVTPYDAKGLMTSALNGTDPVVFFESQRIYDMGELFHKEGVPEGNYEIEIGEPDIKKEGKDITILTIGATLYRAIDAAKELEEKYGISAEIIDARSVVPFNYEKVIESVKKTGKILLTSDAVGRGSILNDMARNITELAFDYLDAPPAIVASENWITPAFEYDAQFFPQPSWILDAINEKLIPLAGHVSTKNYTPNEQLRKAKKGV